From Microbacterium sp. LWH11-1.2, one genomic window encodes:
- a CDS encoding HAD-IA family hydrolase, which yields MTETIRARAVLLDMDGTLVDSTAVVERLWLAWAEPHGIDPEHVLSVVHGRQGHQSMSIMLPERDHAINLRENDEMLATETNDVDGVIEISGAKALLLALLPYPHAIVTSANVALMTARMQAAGLTVPALAVTAESVSASKPDPEGFLLGAKTLGVDPADCIVFEDSGAGIQAGLAAGMRVVGVGEHAAAHSPTYLVDDLTQVAVVATGDGFALAID from the coding sequence GTGACCGAAACGATTCGCGCCCGCGCCGTCCTGCTCGACATGGACGGCACCCTCGTCGACTCGACTGCGGTCGTGGAACGGCTCTGGCTCGCCTGGGCGGAGCCGCACGGAATCGACCCCGAGCACGTGCTCAGCGTCGTGCACGGTCGGCAGGGGCACCAGAGCATGTCGATCATGCTGCCGGAGCGCGATCATGCGATCAATCTCCGCGAGAACGACGAGATGCTCGCGACCGAGACGAACGACGTCGACGGGGTCATCGAGATCTCGGGGGCGAAGGCGCTGCTCCTGGCACTGCTCCCCTACCCGCACGCGATCGTGACGTCCGCGAACGTCGCGCTGATGACGGCACGGATGCAGGCGGCAGGTCTCACCGTCCCCGCCCTCGCCGTCACGGCCGAGAGCGTCTCGGCATCCAAGCCGGATCCCGAAGGCTTCCTCCTCGGCGCGAAGACGCTCGGCGTCGACCCCGCCGACTGCATCGTGTTCGAGGACTCGGGGGCCGGCATCCAGGCGGGCCTCGCCGCCGGCATGCGCGTGGTCGGCGTCGGAGAGCACGCCGCAGCGCACAGCCCGACCTACCTCGTCGACGACCTCACGCAGGTCGCGGTCGTGGCGACGGGCGACGGCTTCGCGCTCGCCATCGACTGA